In Lineus longissimus chromosome 9, tnLinLong1.2, whole genome shotgun sequence, one genomic interval encodes:
- the LOC135493775 gene encoding histamine H3 receptor-like: protein MDFPYSIGIHNIGRNGAVIVEDIGINISKKPTATSSHFILPMTQSVVIVILCTIMIVITVAGNSIVIVAFALDRHLRQFSNFLILNLAVTDLVVGLFCIPPYVPYLLTGHWPFGRGFCIFWLVSDYVTPLASSWSVLMISLDRYLSVRFALTYKAKQTRNLMTVFMLIPWVVGILVYGPAIIFWEHWTGSRSAQSGECFVEFKTHLPYLLFGSAVEFIFPFITTTAVNLLIYENIRKRTRMKESMTQQHRATIATFSNNNQHTHIVLPPVTSSHDKYSSKRLHRDKKTAKAIAIIIVVFGICWGPFEVLSLISSLCANTINPVVFEVSFWLLWINSTLNPLLYPFTHRQFRLAFYKLFFKKCDKFRRVEPVHSMSLTEDHSRYSRMTYSYM, encoded by the coding sequence ATGGACTTTCCGTATAGCATCGGGATCCACAACATCGGTCGGAACGGCGCGGTCATCGTCGAAGACATCGGCATCAACATTTCGAAAAAGCCTACGGCGACTTCGTCCCACTTTATCTTACCAATGACCCAGAGTGTGGTCATCGTAATCTTGTGTACTATTATGATTGTCATAACAGTCGCGGGCAACAGTATAGTCATCGTCGCCTTCGCCTTGGACAGACACTTGAGACAGTTTAGCAATTTCCTCATCCTTAATTTAGCAGTTACCGATTTAGTCGTCGGGTTGTTTTGCATTCCGCCTTACGTGCCTTATCTGTTGACGGGACATTGGCCTTTCGGGCGGGGCTTCTGTATCTTTTGGCTCGTCAGCGATTACGTGACACCACTAGCCTCGTCCTGGAGCGTCCTCATGATAAGTTTGGATAGGTACCTAAGTGTGCGCTTCGCCTTAACTTACAAGGCAAAGCAGACGAGAAATTTGATGACTGTGTTCATGCTGATACCGTGGGTTGTGGGTATTCTGGTCTACGGACCTGCTATCATATTCTGGGAGCACTGGACTGGTAGTCGTTCCGCACAATCAGGGGAATGCTTCGTGGAGTTCAAAACACATTTGCCTTATTTACTCTTCGGTTCCGCCGTGGAGTTCATCTTCCCCTTTATCACAACGACGGCAGTCAACCTCCTCATTTATGAAAACATCCGGAAACGCACGAGGATGAAGGAATCCATGACACAACAACATCGGGCTACCATAGCGACGTTCTCAAACAACAATCAACATACTCACATAGTTCTTCCGCCAGTGACGAGTAGCCATGACAAATACAGCTCAAAGAGGCTACATAGAGATAAGAAAACTGCGAAGGCTATTGCGATAATCATAGTAGTCTTCGGTATTTGCTGGGGACCCTTCGAGGTCCTCTCGTTAATTTCGTCCCTCTGTGCGAATACTATCAATCCAGTTGTCTTTGAGGTTTCTTTTTGGCTGCTCTGGATAAATTCTACCTTAAATCCCTTATTATATCCCTTTACCCACAGACAGTTCAGGTTAGCCTTCTATAAGTTATTTTTTAAGAAATGTGACAAGTTCAGACGAGTTGAGCCAGTTCATTCCATGAGTTTGACAGAGGATCATTCACGATATTCTCGCATGACGTACAGTTATATGTGA